A stretch of the Aminipila terrae genome encodes the following:
- a CDS encoding dihydroorotate dehydrogenase, with the protein MNNLDLSVDFAGVTLKNPVTTASGTFSARESGEFYDINELGAVITKGVASEPWAGNPTPRIAETYGGMLNAVGLQNPGAVAFIEQEISYLKDFDTRIIANVAGRTIEEYCSVVEMLNETDVAMMEINISCPNVKKGGIGFGTDPRMAAEVTKAVKAISRKPIIIKLTPNVTDITEIAKAVEAEGADGVSLINTLLGMKIDTQRKKPVLANIMGGLSGPAVKPVAVRMVYQVRRAVNIPIMGLGGIMTGEDAAEFIMAGADIISVGTAALVNPTAPVDILQELKLYMQEQGFKTIADIRGAFNA; encoded by the coding sequence ATGAATAATCTGGATTTAAGCGTAGATTTTGCTGGTGTAACTCTGAAAAATCCTGTTACAACAGCTTCTGGAACTTTTTCCGCAAGAGAAAGCGGGGAATTCTATGATATCAATGAACTTGGTGCAGTTATTACTAAAGGGGTAGCCAGTGAACCGTGGGCAGGAAATCCTACCCCGAGAATTGCCGAGACTTATGGCGGTATGCTAAATGCTGTGGGCCTGCAAAACCCAGGGGCTGTCGCTTTTATAGAGCAAGAGATTTCTTATCTAAAAGATTTTGACACCAGGATTATTGCAAATGTGGCAGGAAGGACCATAGAGGAATACTGTTCTGTGGTAGAAATGCTTAATGAAACAGATGTAGCCATGATGGAAATTAATATTTCATGCCCCAATGTAAAAAAGGGCGGCATTGGATTTGGTACAGATCCCAGAATGGCAGCAGAGGTAACAAAAGCCGTAAAAGCCATCAGCAGGAAACCCATTATTATTAAACTGACACCAAATGTAACAGACATTACTGAAATTGCTAAGGCTGTGGAAGCAGAAGGGGCCGATGGTGTATCACTGATTAATACACTGCTTGGTATGAAGATAGATACTCAGCGAAAAAAGCCTGTACTTGCCAATATCATGGGCGGTTTATCAGGTCCGGCAGTTAAGCCAGTAGCAGTACGAATGGTATATCAGGTCAGAAGAGCAGTTAATATACCGATTATGGGACTTGGAGGAATCATGACTGGAGAAGATGCGGCTGAATTTATTATGGCAGGTGCAGATATAATCTCTGTGGGAACAGCTGCTCTTGTAAATCCAACTGCTCCAGTAGATATATTGCAGGAACTTAAACTATATATGCAGGAACAGGGTTTTAAAACCATTGCCGATATCAGAGGGGCCTTTAATGCATAA
- a CDS encoding RNA polymerase sigma factor: MSTLENEIYAALIEFIEKNQNSIYRLAYSYVKSQDTALDMVQESIYKAIKAYEKIEDQSNVKSWFYKILVNTCLDELRRSNRIVTVPPEDIPDQAVDSLSSKAEHMVLHKALEELDTETKTVIVLRYFEDMKLAEIAGVLEENINSVKSRLYRGLRSLKFQMREGDSGDAE; this comes from the coding sequence ATGTCGACATTAGAAAATGAAATTTATGCAGCCTTAATTGAATTTATTGAAAAAAATCAGAACAGTATCTATCGGCTGGCCTACAGTTATGTAAAAAGTCAGGATACAGCACTTGATATGGTTCAGGAATCAATTTATAAGGCAATAAAGGCTTATGAAAAAATTGAAGATCAGAGCAATGTAAAATCCTGGTTTTATAAAATATTGGTAAACACCTGTCTGGATGAGTTGAGAAGAAGCAATCGTATTGTTACAGTCCCACCAGAAGATATTCCGGACCAAGCTGTGGACAGCTTGTCTAGTAAAGCTGAGCATATGGTTTTACATAAAGCACTGGAAGAACTTGATACTGAAACCAAAACAGTTATTGTGTTGCGCTATTTCGAAGACATGAAACTGGCAGAAATAGCAGGAGTGCTTGAAGAAAATATTAACTCTGTGAAAAGCAGGCTTTATAGGGGTCTGCGATCATTGAAATTTCAAATGAGAGAGGGGGATTCTGGAGATGCTGAATGA
- a CDS encoding PH domain-containing protein, with protein MESDYKFLNKKAKSCMRLSSFIGITIFLFILGVVRAVLHFRNVMLPDWVDFVFAFIILLCILEIIFAPTIRYKRYKYYIDEEKMIVIEGLWFITKTIAPIERVHQIAIERGPVDRLYGLSKVVATTAGGNVTISFLEDKIAGEIAESLGIRIGTIVKAQRSDKNA; from the coding sequence ATGGAATCAGATTACAAATTTTTAAACAAAAAGGCCAAAAGCTGTATGAGACTTTCATCCTTTATTGGAATTACAATATTTCTTTTCATACTGGGAGTTGTCAGAGCAGTTCTTCATTTCCGAAATGTAATGCTTCCCGACTGGGTAGATTTTGTATTTGCATTCATTATCCTGCTCTGCATATTAGAGATTATTTTTGCACCCACCATCCGATATAAACGATATAAATACTATATCGATGAAGAAAAGATGATTGTTATAGAAGGGCTCTGGTTTATTACTAAGACTATTGCTCCCATAGAACGTGTTCATCAGATTGCCATTGAAAGAGGGCCTGTTGATCGTTTATATGGTCTTAGTAAAGTGGTGGCAACCACTGCCGGTGGCAATGTTACCATCAGTTTTTTAGAAGATAAGATTGCCGGGGAAATTGCGGAAAGCCTTGGAATCAGGATTGGTACTATCGTAAAAGCACAAAGGAGTGATAAAAATGCCTAA
- a CDS encoding dihydroorotase, translating into MKVLVENGLIINPDFGLQAVGNLYVEDEKIVCIETETGVYGLIPAWGNSDSGTDGITRIDAKGKWIIPGLIDLHVHFRDPGLEYKEDIFSGCRAAARGGFTTVCCMPNTKPVIDNPEVVRYIDEKAKEANGVNVLSVGSITQGQKGETLAQIHEMSLLETRSKDLMGKGICAISEDGRSVMNAGLMLKGILEGKANGLMVFSHTEDGSLAGTSIGEELIVARDIMLAKEAGSPIHLCHISTKGSLDIIRKAKAEGLNVTAETGPHYFILDENCTGNDGNKKMNPPLRTEEDVEAVKKALQDGTLDVIATDHAPHSSDEKNCGYEKALNGVVGLETSFAMSYTFLVKTGILTAMELIDKMSCRPAEILGIDRGNIEVGKTADLAIIDIDEEYEINSEDFVSKGKNSPFLGMRVYGKILYTLVNGRIVYAAE; encoded by the coding sequence ATGAAAGTTCTGGTGGAGAATGGGCTTATAATTAATCCGGATTTTGGATTACAAGCTGTAGGAAATCTTTACGTAGAAGATGAAAAAATTGTCTGTATAGAGACGGAAACAGGAGTCTATGGTTTAATACCAGCATGGGGAAACAGTGACTCGGGGACAGATGGCATTACTAGGATAGATGCTAAAGGCAAATGGATTATACCAGGACTGATAGATCTTCATGTACATTTCAGGGATCCGGGACTGGAATATAAAGAAGACATTTTTTCTGGATGCAGGGCAGCGGCAAGAGGTGGTTTTACCACCGTATGCTGCATGCCAAATACAAAACCTGTTATAGACAATCCGGAAGTGGTAAGATATATTGATGAAAAGGCGAAAGAAGCCAACGGTGTAAATGTTTTATCTGTAGGAAGCATTACACAGGGACAAAAGGGAGAAACCTTAGCCCAGATTCACGAAATGTCTCTTTTGGAAACCCGTTCTAAAGACCTGATGGGAAAAGGAATTTGCGCCATAAGTGAAGACGGACGTTCTGTTATGAATGCAGGGTTAATGCTGAAAGGAATACTGGAAGGAAAAGCAAACGGCCTGATGGTATTCTCCCATACGGAAGACGGAAGCCTGGCAGGAACTTCAATTGGGGAAGAATTAATCGTTGCAAGAGATATTATGCTGGCTAAAGAAGCAGGCTCCCCCATTCATTTGTGCCATATCAGTACAAAGGGAAGCCTGGACATCATTAGAAAGGCTAAAGCTGAAGGATTAAATGTTACAGCGGAAACGGGACCCCATTATTTCATCTTGGATGAAAATTGTACAGGTAATGACGGTAATAAGAAGATGAATCCCCCACTAAGAACAGAAGAGGATGTGGAAGCAGTAAAAAAAGCATTACAGGATGGAACCCTGGATGTAATTGCTACTGATCATGCACCCCATAGCAGCGATGAAAAAAACTGCGGCTATGAGAAAGCATTAAATGGTGTGGTAGGACTTGAAACTTCTTTTGCTATGAGTTATACGTTTCTTGTGAAAACCGGGATTCTGACTGCCATGGAGCTGATTGATAAAATGAGCTGCAGGCCGGCAGAAATATTAGGCATTGACAGAGGAAATATTGAAGTCGGAAAGACGGCAGATCTTGCTATCATAGATATAGATGAAGAATATGAAATTAATTCAGAGGACTTTGTCTCCAAGGGGAAAAATTCACCATTCTTAGGAATGCGGGTTTATGGTAAAATATTATACACATTAGTAAATGGCAGAATAGTTTATGCGGCTGAATAA
- a CDS encoding peroxiredoxin yields MADNLTLGMTAPDFTANSTFGPLSLSDYKGKWLVFFSHPGDFTPVCTSEFVAFAQAYDQFKQINTELLGLSIDSNPSHLAWVNSIYEISGIQIPFPIVVDRIGDIAREYGMIAPDVSTQTTVRSVFIIDPDQKIRAILTYPLTNGRNIPEIFRLVTAIQTTDAEKVLTPANWKPGNPVLVPPPNTYAELEERKNNAEALGLICNDWYWCYKKQGSGEGNE; encoded by the coding sequence ATGGCTGATAATCTGACTCTTGGTATGACTGCACCTGATTTTACTGCTAATTCTACTTTTGGACCTTTAAGCCTGTCTGATTATAAGGGAAAGTGGCTTGTTTTTTTTAGTCATCCCGGGGATTTTACCCCAGTATGTACTTCGGAGTTTGTTGCATTCGCTCAGGCATATGATCAGTTTAAACAAATAAATACAGAACTTCTGGGATTGAGCATAGACAGTAATCCATCACATCTTGCATGGGTTAACTCTATATATGAGATATCAGGTATTCAAATACCGTTTCCAATAGTGGTGGACCGTATTGGAGATATTGCCCGTGAATACGGCATGATTGCTCCGGATGTAAGCACACAGACAACTGTGAGAAGTGTGTTTATCATTGATCCAGATCAAAAAATCAGGGCAATATTAACCTATCCCTTGACAAATGGCAGAAATATCCCCGAAATATTCAGGCTGGTGACAGCTATTCAGACTACCGATGCAGAAAAAGTACTGACTCCGGCTAACTGGAAACCTGGCAACCCTGTTTTAGTTCCGCCTCCAAATACATACGCAGAATTAGAAGAACGAAAAAATAATGCAGAAGCATTAGGGCTGATTTGTAATGACTGGTACTGGTGTTATAAAAAGCAGGGGAGTGGCGAAGGGAACGAATAA
- a CDS encoding PH domain-containing protein: MNTFKAIWYIIAMFVFQFLDALKDIKMQSIPSKSVLFGLIIFFVVIMFFFTFNLLKWWKTKIYIEGDTFILERNQLSQSKTTVKLSSISTVNLQQNIFEKIFDVYTLQLDINSSVTANKTDFNLVFDDKTAFAFRDYILASLDKENSHGNLDSEQHSVNTMNQKSETKPIISFGFKDVMRHCVLSFSFLGGIYATAIVIVAIGAFYTSNEKMHHVIMPAIFSLLIAVVPFIYKSVTAFLLYHNFVLEKNGDKLIVSYGLFTRKQFTLPLDKTNALIIKQPFQARFFNLCYGEIINVGMGDAGENQSPIFCLLVKYETLQSVIRQIAPQFVMEGKEQKSPKPAIVPVLTKWALWGILFLAGFIIFYKWWIGLIILIFFIICGILSHATKGLNIDENKLSITTGVFDKRTITTAYSKLQNATAKYGPISRRLGIAHGSVSILSSSANQINDIGYFPKEQFDIISQQIISHDSIN, encoded by the coding sequence ATGAATACTTTTAAAGCCATCTGGTATATTATAGCTATGTTTGTTTTCCAGTTTTTAGATGCATTAAAGGATATAAAAATGCAGTCCATTCCTTCAAAATCTGTTTTATTCGGGCTTATTATCTTTTTTGTGGTTATTATGTTTTTTTTCACTTTTAATTTATTAAAATGGTGGAAGACTAAAATATACATTGAAGGAGATACTTTTATTCTGGAAAGAAATCAACTTTCACAAAGTAAAACTACGGTGAAACTTTCCAGTATTTCCACAGTAAATTTACAGCAGAATATCTTTGAGAAAATATTTGACGTTTATACCCTTCAATTAGATATAAATTCTTCTGTTACAGCCAATAAAACTGACTTTAATTTAGTTTTTGATGATAAAACTGCTTTTGCTTTCAGAGACTACATACTTGCATCTTTGGACAAGGAAAATTCTCACGGAAATTTAGATTCAGAACAACATTCAGTTAATACAATGAATCAGAAATCAGAGACCAAACCAATCATCAGTTTCGGCTTTAAGGACGTAATGAGGCATTGTGTTTTAAGCTTTTCCTTTTTAGGGGGCATTTATGCTACAGCCATTGTTATTGTTGCAATAGGGGCGTTTTATACATCAAATGAAAAAATGCATCATGTCATCATGCCTGCGATTTTTTCCCTGCTTATTGCAGTTGTACCTTTTATTTATAAAAGTGTTACAGCGTTCCTGTTATATCATAATTTTGTACTGGAGAAAAACGGTGATAAGCTGATTGTGTCCTATGGACTATTTACAAGAAAACAGTTTACCTTACCATTAGATAAAACTAATGCTTTAATAATTAAGCAGCCTTTCCAGGCAAGATTTTTTAATCTTTGTTATGGAGAAATTATTAATGTAGGCATGGGAGATGCCGGAGAGAATCAGTCCCCTATTTTCTGCCTTCTGGTAAAATACGAGACTCTACAGTCTGTAATCAGGCAAATTGCACCCCAATTTGTTATGGAAGGAAAAGAACAAAAATCTCCAAAACCAGCCATCGTTCCAGTTTTAACAAAATGGGCACTATGGGGGATTTTATTTCTTGCAGGGTTTATTATTTTTTATAAATGGTGGATTGGACTTATTATTTTAATCTTTTTCATAATATGTGGAATCCTTTCACATGCCACAAAAGGATTAAACATAGATGAAAACAAATTGTCCATAACCACAGGTGTATTTGATAAAAGAACCATAACAACTGCCTACAGTAAACTTCAGAATGCTACTGCAAAATACGGTCCTATCAGCCGTCGTTTAGGTATAGCTCATGGAAGTGTATCTATTTTGTCTTCTTCAGCAAATCAGATCAATGATATTGGTTACTTTCCCAAGGAACAATTTGATATCATTTCCCAGCAGATAATATCTCACGACAGCATTAACTAA
- a CDS encoding aspartate carbamoyltransferase regulatory subunit, giving the protein MLVNSIEKGIVIDHITAGLGAKILEYLDIDLTTNTVAFIMNACSKKHGKKDIVKIQNVIDVNLDVLGLIEPNATVNVIENGEIVRKIALQMPETVTNVIKCKNPRCVTSVEANAPHIFHLIDADNREYRCEYCDEIVSMKGAY; this is encoded by the coding sequence ATGTTAGTAAACAGTATAGAAAAAGGAATCGTTATTGATCACATCACTGCTGGTCTTGGTGCTAAGATTTTAGAATATCTTGATATTGATCTGACTACTAATACCGTTGCATTTATTATGAATGCATGCAGCAAAAAGCATGGTAAAAAAGATATTGTAAAGATTCAAAATGTAATAGATGTAAATTTAGATGTACTAGGGTTAATTGAGCCAAACGCTACAGTAAATGTAATAGAGAACGGCGAGATTGTCAGAAAGATTGCATTGCAGATGCCTGAAACAGTAACAAACGTTATTAAATGTAAAAATCCAAGATGTGTAACTTCAGTAGAAGCAAATGCACCACATATTTTCCACTTAATTGATGCTGACAACAGAGAGTACCGATGTGAATACTGTGATGAAATTGTATCCATGAAGGGAGCATATTAA
- the pyrF gene encoding orotidine-5'-phosphate decarboxylase: MIDSLLKKIDVMKNPTVVGLDPTLEMMPASMKAEMFEKYGKNPEAVGKMFIKFNKEIIDSVEDIVPAVKPQIAMYEKYGIEGIKAYLETIEYASKKGMAVIGDIKRGDISSTAAAYAAHIGGTEIEGQAFDLWKEDWITVNPYLGIDGIQPFIDECNKKDRGVFILVKTSNPSSSQLQDILVNEKTIYERVAELVAEWGMQSMGTMGYSRIGAVVGATHKEQGEKLRKMMPHTFFLVPGYGAQGGTGTDLEGFFDKDKRGCIVNSSRGIIAAYKKNDKYGENVGEAARDAALAMKADLQY, encoded by the coding sequence ATGATTGATTCATTATTGAAGAAAATTGATGTTATGAAAAATCCAACAGTGGTAGGTCTGGACCCAACCCTGGAAATGATGCCAGCATCCATGAAAGCAGAAATGTTCGAAAAATATGGCAAGAATCCTGAAGCTGTGGGAAAGATGTTTATAAAATTTAATAAAGAAATAATTGATAGCGTCGAAGATATTGTTCCTGCAGTAAAACCTCAGATTGCCATGTATGAAAAGTATGGAATAGAAGGAATTAAGGCATATCTGGAAACCATAGAATATGCCAGCAAAAAAGGGATGGCTGTAATCGGTGATATAAAAAGAGGAGATATTTCTTCAACAGCAGCAGCTTATGCGGCTCATATCGGTGGCACTGAAATAGAAGGACAAGCGTTTGATTTATGGAAAGAAGATTGGATTACAGTTAACCCATATCTGGGGATAGATGGTATCCAGCCTTTTATAGATGAATGCAATAAAAAAGACAGAGGTGTATTTATACTGGTAAAGACGAGTAATCCTTCCAGCAGCCAGCTTCAGGACATTCTCGTAAATGAAAAGACTATTTATGAAAGAGTAGCAGAACTTGTTGCGGAATGGGGCATGCAGTCCATGGGAACCATGGGCTACAGTAGAATTGGTGCAGTAGTCGGGGCGACTCATAAAGAACAGGGTGAGAAATTAAGAAAGATGATGCCGCACACCTTCTTCTTAGTGCCTGGATATGGAGCTCAGGGCGGTACGGGAACCGATTTAGAAGGGTTCTTCGACAAAGATAAAAGAGGGTGTATTGTTAATTCTTCAAGGGGAATAATAGCAGCTTACAAGAAAAATGACAAATACGGAGAAAATGTAGGAGAAGCGGCAAGAGATGCTGCACTTGCCATGAAGGCAGATCTTCAGTATTAG
- a CDS encoding dihydroorotate dehydrogenase electron transfer subunit, with the protein MKKILTGNVICNDQIANDIYKMQISSSHMGTIRAGQFVNIYLEDKSLLLPRPISICDADENSITIVYKVVGKGTKELSAYKTNEKVRVSTPLGNGYFIDGKKFGGQTDDYKGKTVTVVGGGIGVPPMVLLARKLKEKGAQVTAAIGFQEEPFLVEELGKYCSEVYVATDNGTSGFQGNAVQMIREKNICSDEYFSCGPKVMLRALSDFCAEKDIPCQVSLEERMGCGYGACVGCTCKVKVKTEQGTEIQQRGVCKHGPVFFGEEVAWDE; encoded by the coding sequence ATGAAAAAGATATTAACAGGGAATGTTATATGCAATGATCAGATTGCAAATGATATATATAAGATGCAGATTAGCAGTTCTCATATGGGAACAATAAGAGCAGGTCAGTTTGTAAATATTTATCTGGAGGATAAAAGTCTGTTACTGCCTCGGCCAATCAGCATCTGCGATGCAGATGAAAACAGTATAACTATTGTTTATAAAGTAGTAGGAAAAGGCACAAAGGAACTTTCAGCATATAAGACCAATGAAAAGGTGAGAGTAAGTACTCCCCTTGGAAATGGATATTTCATAGATGGGAAAAAATTCGGCGGCCAAACAGATGATTATAAGGGAAAAACAGTGACTGTAGTAGGAGGAGGCATTGGTGTTCCTCCCATGGTACTTTTAGCCAGAAAGCTGAAGGAAAAGGGCGCCCAGGTGACTGCAGCTATAGGATTCCAGGAAGAACCCTTTTTAGTTGAAGAACTTGGAAAATATTGCAGTGAAGTTTATGTAGCAACGGATAATGGGACTTCAGGATTTCAGGGTAATGCCGTACAGATGATAAGAGAGAAAAATATCTGTTCAGATGAATATTTCTCCTGCGGCCCAAAAGTAATGCTTAGAGCACTAAGTGATTTTTGTGCAGAAAAGGATATTCCATGTCAGGTTTCCTTAGAGGAAAGAATGGGATGCGGATATGGAGCCTGTGTCGGTTGTACCTGCAAGGTTAAAGTCAAAACGGAGCAAGGTACGGAAATACAACAGAGAGGTGTATGCAAACATGGACCTGTATTTTTCGGAGAGGAGGTTGCCTGGGATGAATAA